One window of Buchnera aphidicola (Periphyllus acericola) genomic DNA carries:
- the ftsA gene encoding cell division protein FtsA yields MIKLKNKKIVVGLDIGTTKIASLVGEILPNKEINIIGLGNSYSKGINKGDINNLESIIKCIKKSINQAEIMSKHKIYSINLSFSNKYINYVNEVGMVKIKKNEVEINDIKKVLKTAKSIRIRDKYHILHVIPQEYTIDEQKGIKNPLGLSGIRMQSKVHLITSNYNIEKNIVKAVEQCKLKIDKIIFSGLASSKAVLTKEEKKLGVCMIDIGGGTMDILIYIDGSLQHSQVIPYAGDIITQDISYAFSSKISDAEKIKIKYGCASGFLQENLNNIKITKSQNNESQVLNHEKLTEVIELRCIELLELVNKNILKLQKKFQRKGYKYNLNSGIVLTGGVSNTKFFTDCAERIFQLPVRIGCSKNITGLINHVKMPEYSTVVGLLHYNKKKKKKINFLKKNTWLYKLYSWFNS; encoded by the coding sequence ATGATAAAATTAAAAAATAAAAAAATCGTAGTAGGATTAGATATTGGTACTACGAAAATCGCTTCTTTAGTAGGAGAAATTTTACCAAACAAAGAAATAAATATTATTGGATTGGGAAATTCTTATTCTAAAGGAATTAATAAAGGAGATATAAATAATTTAGAATCAATTATTAAATGTATAAAAAAATCTATTAATCAAGCAGAAATAATGTCAAAACATAAAATATATTCTATAAATTTATCTTTTTCTAATAAATATATTAATTATGTTAATGAAGTTGGAATGGTTAAAATAAAAAAAAATGAAGTAGAAATAAACGATATAAAAAAAGTATTAAAAACTGCTAAATCTATTCGAATAAGAGATAAATATCATATTTTACATGTAATTCCACAAGAATATACTATCGATGAACAAAAAGGAATAAAAAATCCTTTAGGTTTATCCGGAATTCGAATGCAATCAAAAGTACATTTAATAACATCTAATTATAACATAGAAAAAAATATTGTGAAAGCCGTAGAACAATGCAAACTAAAAATAGATAAAATAATTTTTTCAGGATTAGCATCTAGCAAAGCAGTTTTAACAAAAGAAGAAAAAAAACTAGGTGTATGCATGATTGATATAGGAGGAGGAACAATGGATATTTTAATATACATTGATGGATCTTTACAACATAGCCAAGTTATTCCGTATGCAGGAGATATTATTACTCAAGATATATCTTATGCATTTTCTTCTAAAATATCAGATGCAGAAAAAATAAAAATAAAATATGGATGTGCATCAGGATTTCTACAAGAAAATTTAAACAATATAAAAATTACAAAATCTCAAAATAATGAATCACAAGTTTTAAATCACGAAAAACTAACAGAAGTAATTGAATTAAGATGTATAGAATTATTAGAATTAGTAAATAAAAATATTTTAAAACTGCAAAAAAAATTTCAAAGAAAAGGATATAAATATAATTTAAATAGTGGAATTGTATTAACAGGAGGAGTTTCTAATACTAAATTCTTTACTGATTGTGCTGAAAGAATTTTTCAACTTCCTGTAAGAATAGGATGTTCAAAAAATATTACTGGACTAATAAATCATGTAAAAATGCCTGAATACTCAACTGTTGTTGGATTACTCCATTATAATAAAAAAAAAAAAAAAAAAATTAATTTTTTAAAAAAAAATACTTGGTTATATAAACTTTATAGTTGGTTTAACTCATAA
- a CDS encoding trypsin-like peptidase domain-containing protein: MKKIASFIKFLFLISVVSIGIFFSKSVFCSDKNEVKNNSQHKDYNLSPVIKKILPSVVRVITDFSNFYHGYCYDSSYQHKTDILSSSCTRFSKYNDHILKNLMSIKKVNPTIITNAQSSKLGSGIIIDSEKSYVITNYHVISHASKIVVSLTDGKEYEAKIIGKNRKFDLALLQLINAKDLPSIKISSSDNLNVGDPVFAIGSPYNLKNSVTLGIISYLERIVNSRSIFDNFIQTDAAINHGNSGGPLFNIKGELIGINTSMISSSVESGNIGLGFSIPSNSVIRFVKNILKYGKINFGRLGISVSTLSKSSIDELKLPLKKSAVVVNFVNKNSAAEISGIKVGDIIVSADNKDIEDSYSLRRILINYSADDTLALKIFRDDSYYDISLELKSYNPDSVYSGSLHYKLQGAVVSTYNREKLLKDIENKKIEKFYLPDVEGVRINRLLEKSFIKRAGLLKNDIIVEANMKPVKDIKTLKEALSTNENIIVLKIIRYNKLLFKII, encoded by the coding sequence ATGAAAAAAATAGCATCATTTATAAAGTTTTTATTTTTAATTTCTGTTGTATCAATTGGAATTTTTTTTTCTAAATCTGTATTTTGTTCAGATAAAAATGAAGTTAAAAATAATTCCCAACATAAGGATTATAATTTATCTCCTGTAATAAAAAAAATTTTACCTTCTGTGGTAAGAGTTATTACTGATTTTAGTAATTTTTATCATGGTTATTGTTATGATTCTTCTTATCAACATAAAACTGATATTTTATCTTCTTCTTGTACACGTTTTTCTAAATATAATGATCATATTTTGAAAAATTTAATGTCAATAAAAAAAGTAAATCCAACAATTATTACTAATGCACAAAGTAGTAAGTTAGGATCTGGAATTATTATTGATTCTGAGAAATCTTATGTAATTACTAATTATCATGTTATTAGTCATGCTTCAAAAATAGTGGTTTCTTTAACTGATGGAAAAGAATATGAAGCAAAAATAATTGGAAAAAATAGAAAATTTGATTTGGCTTTATTACAATTAATTAATGCAAAAGATTTACCATCTATAAAAATTTCTAGTTCTGATAATTTAAATGTTGGAGATCCTGTTTTTGCTATTGGAAGTCCATATAATTTAAAAAATTCTGTAACATTAGGAATTATATCATATTTAGAAAGAATCGTTAATTCAAGAAGTATTTTTGATAATTTTATTCAAACAGATGCTGCAATTAATCATGGAAATTCTGGAGGTCCTTTATTTAATATAAAAGGTGAATTAATTGGAATTAATACTTCTATGATTTCTAGCAGTGTTGAATCAGGAAACATTGGTCTTGGATTTTCTATACCAAGTAATTCTGTTATTAGATTTGTAAAAAATATATTAAAATATGGGAAAATTAATTTTGGTCGTTTAGGAATTTCTGTTTCAACTCTTTCAAAAAGTTCGATTGATGAATTGAAATTACCTTTAAAAAAATCAGCTGTGGTTGTTAATTTTGTAAATAAAAATTCTGCTGCAGAAATATCTGGTATAAAAGTTGGAGATATTATAGTTTCTGCAGATAATAAAGATATAGAAGATTCTTATTCTTTAAGAAGAATTTTAATAAATTATTCTGCTGATGATACTCTTGCATTAAAAATTTTTAGAGATGATAGTTATTATGACATTTCACTTGAACTAAAAAGTTATAATCCAGATTCTGTTTATTCTGGGAGTTTACATTATAAATTGCAAGGAGCTGTAGTATCTACTTATAATAGAGAAAAATTATTAAAAGATATAGAAAATAAAAAAATTGAAAAATTTTATTTACCTGATGTTGAAGGTGTTAGAATAAATAGACTTTTAGAAAAAAGTTTTATTAAAAGAGCTGGTTTATTAAAAAACGATATTATAGTTGAAGCAAATATGAAGCCAGTAAAAGATATTAAGACATTAAAGGAAGCTTTATCTACTAATGAAAACATTATAGTTTTAAAAATAATAAGATATAACAAGTTACTTTTTAAAATTATTTAG
- the ftsZ gene encoding cell division protein FtsZ gives MFESVEVGSDAVIKVIGVGGGGGNAVEYMVKEKIEGVEFFAINTDAQALRKIEVSQIIQIGTNITKGLGAGANPEIGKTSAEEDKEIIKTALEGADMIFIAAGMGGGTGTGAAPVIAEVAKSLGILTVAVVTKPFHFEGKKRMLCADQGIIELSKYVDSLIIIPNDKLLKVLNRGISLLDAFSAANNVLKGAVQGIAELITRPGLMNVDFADVRTVMSEMGYSMMGTGISSGENRSEEAAEIAISSPLLEDVDLSGAQGVLVNITAGLNLRLDEFEMVGNTIREFSSDNATVVIGTSLDPEMNDELRVTVVATGIGLERQLETTTKNNKNNSKNDILNDYRYKKLNKLNASKHIQNQNKTNNEKKYSHKNKSYLDIPTFLRKK, from the coding sequence ATGTTTGAATCAGTAGAAGTAGGAAGCGATGCTGTTATTAAAGTTATTGGAGTAGGAGGAGGTGGAGGAAATGCTGTTGAATATATGGTAAAAGAAAAAATTGAAGGAGTAGAATTTTTTGCAATAAATACAGATGCTCAAGCTTTAAGAAAAATTGAAGTAAGTCAAATAATTCAAATTGGAACAAATATTACAAAAGGATTAGGAGCAGGAGCAAATCCAGAAATTGGAAAAACCTCAGCAGAAGAAGATAAAGAAATTATTAAAACAGCTCTTGAAGGAGCAGATATGATTTTTATTGCTGCAGGTATGGGAGGAGGAACAGGAACTGGAGCAGCTCCAGTTATTGCAGAAGTTGCAAAATCATTAGGAATATTAACTGTTGCAGTTGTTACAAAGCCATTTCATTTTGAAGGAAAAAAAAGAATGTTATGTGCTGATCAAGGAATTATAGAATTATCTAAATATGTAGATTCATTAATAATTATTCCAAATGATAAATTATTAAAAGTTTTAAACAGAGGAATTTCTTTACTTGATGCATTTAGTGCTGCAAACAACGTTTTAAAAGGAGCTGTACAAGGAATAGCAGAACTAATAACTAGACCTGGTTTAATGAATGTAGATTTTGCAGATGTTAGAACAGTTATGTCAGAAATGGGATATTCTATGATGGGAACAGGAATTTCTTCTGGAGAAAATAGATCTGAAGAAGCTGCTGAAATAGCAATTTCCAGTCCTTTATTAGAAGATGTTGATTTATCAGGAGCACAAGGAGTATTAGTAAATATTACTGCTGGACTTAATTTAAGATTAGATGAGTTTGAAATGGTTGGAAATACTATTAGAGAATTTTCATCTGATAATGCTACAGTAGTTATAGGAACATCTTTAGATCCAGAAATGAATGATGAATTAAGAGTAACAGTAGTAGCAACAGGTATTGGTTTAGAAAGACAATTAGAAACTACTACTAAAAACAATAAAAATAATTCAAAAAATGATATATTAAACGATTATAGATATAAAAAATTAAATAAATTAAATGCTTCTAAACACATTCAAAATCAAAACAAAACAAATAATGAAAAAAAATATTCGCATAAAAATAAATCATATTTAGATATTCCAACATTTTTAAGAAAAAAATAA
- the ilvB gene encoding biosynthetic-type acetolactate synthase large subunit, producing the protein MKIFSGAEILIKSLIDEKVKYIFGYPGGAILEIYDALNKIKKIKHILVRHEQAATHMADGYARSTGKSGVVLVTSGPGATNAITGIATAYMDSIPMIIISGQVDSNLIGYDSFQECDMIGISRPIVKHSFLIKKTTEIPYIIKKSFFIACTGRPGPVVIDIPKNILSKKKRPYLFPNYVNIRSYKQKFQIKKNIIKKVLQKIIKSKKPVIYIGGGIINSNSSKELKYFVKQLNIPVTNSLMALGGFPGTNKNNLGMLGMHGTYSANMSMHYSDLILALGVRFDDRTTNNVKKYCPYATIIHIDIDPTSISKTIKKTHLGIIGNLKEILKKMNFLLKNNKKKYKKKFKSWWKKIKKWKKIKIHKYKKNTSYIKPQKVIQTIFKLTKGKFYITSDVGQHQMFTALYYLFDKPRRWINSGGLGTMGFGFPAALGVKLAYPKKNVICITGDGSIQMNIQELSTAMQYKLPILILNLNNSSLGMVKQWQDIIYSGRHSQSYMKSLPNFIKLVESYGHVGISISNKKELKKNLKKSLIYLSQKKLVFVDIKIDQSEHVYPMQIKGGSMKDMIFEKKKSDNK; encoded by the coding sequence ATGAAAATTTTTTCAGGAGCAGAAATTCTTATAAAATCATTAATTGATGAAAAAGTAAAATATATTTTTGGATATCCAGGAGGAGCAATTTTAGAAATATATGATGCTTTAAATAAAATAAAAAAAATAAAACATATTCTAGTCAGACATGAACAAGCAGCTACACATATGGCAGATGGATATGCAAGATCTACAGGAAAATCTGGAGTTGTTTTAGTTACTTCAGGTCCTGGTGCTACTAACGCAATAACAGGAATTGCTACTGCTTATATGGATTCAATACCAATGATTATTATTTCAGGACAAGTTGATTCAAATTTAATTGGATATGATTCTTTTCAAGAATGTGACATGATAGGAATTTCAAGACCTATAGTTAAACATAGTTTTTTAATAAAAAAAACAACAGAAATACCATATATTATAAAAAAATCTTTTTTTATTGCTTGTACAGGACGTCCTGGACCTGTTGTAATAGATATACCAAAAAACATTTTATCAAAAAAAAAAAGACCTTATTTATTTCCTAATTATGTTAATATTCGTTCCTATAAACAAAAATTTCAAATTAAAAAAAATATCATTAAAAAAGTGTTACAAAAAATAATAAAATCAAAAAAACCAGTAATATATATTGGTGGAGGAATAATAAATTCAAATAGTTCCAAAGAATTAAAATATTTCGTAAAACAATTAAACATTCCAGTAACGAACTCTCTTATGGCTTTAGGTGGTTTTCCAGGAACAAATAAAAATAATCTTGGGATGTTAGGTATGCATGGAACATATTCTGCTAACATGAGCATGCATTACTCTGATTTAATTCTAGCATTAGGTGTTAGATTTGATGATCGAACAACAAATAATGTAAAAAAATATTGCCCATATGCAACTATTATTCATATTGACATAGATCCAACATCTATTTCAAAAACAATTAAAAAAACACATTTAGGAATTATAGGAAATCTTAAAGAAATACTTAAAAAAATGAATTTTTTATTAAAAAATAATAAAAAGAAATACAAAAAAAAATTTAAATCATGGTGGAAAAAAATAAAAAAATGGAAGAAAATAAAAATTCATAAATATAAAAAAAATACATCATATATTAAACCACAAAAAGTTATTCAAACTATTTTTAAACTAACTAAAGGAAAATTTTACATTACTTCTGATGTAGGACAACATCAAATGTTTACAGCTTTATATTATTTATTTGATAAACCGAGAAGATGGATTAACTCTGGAGGATTAGGAACAATGGGATTTGGTTTTCCAGCAGCTCTAGGAGTAAAATTAGCCTATCCAAAAAAAAATGTAATTTGTATTACAGGAGACGGAAGTATTCAAATGAATATACAAGAACTTTCTACTGCTATGCAATATAAATTACCAATTTTAATATTAAACTTAAATAATAGTTCTTTAGGAATGGTAAAACAATGGCAAGATATAATTTATTCTGGAAGACATTCTCAATCATATATGAAATCTCTGCCAAATTTTATAAAATTAGTCGAATCCTATGGACATGTTGGAATATCTATATCTAATAAAAAAGAATTAAAAAAAAATTTAAAAAAATCTCTAATATATCTTTCTCAAAAAAAATTAGTATTCGTAGATATTAAAATAGATCAATCTGAACATGTATATCCAATGCAAATTAAAGGTGGATCTATGAAAGATATGATTTTTGAAAAAAAAAAAAGTGATAACAAATGA
- the lpdA gene encoding dihydrolipoyl dehydrogenase, which translates to MNNIINTDLVVIGGGPAGYSAAFRASDLGVKTIIVEKYSVLGGVCLNVGCIPSKALLHFSKVLQEYREFLKLQVVTNKPEFNFKKIQSWKNNLIQKMNNSLNILSKKRNIKILKGLASFINKNKIFVKSKNKNLEINFKNVIIATGSSSIKLPHINSHDKRIWYSSDAVNLPFIPNKMLIIGAGIIGLEMATIYSSLGSKVDIIENSDSILPSADLDVSSFFIKSIKDKFNLMLNSCVENIKLNKNYITVQIKTNDFIKKIDYDVILVSIGRFPNIHDLNLNNVGVDLDNKKFIIIDDQCRTNVSGIYSIGDVSGNPMLAHRGIYQGHIAAEVISGKNHYFDTKIIPNICYSDPEIAWVGLTEKDLIKNKIQYKSSTFPWVASGRACVSNSSEGITKLIFDKLTNKIVGGAIVGRTAGELLGELTLAIEMGCDLSDISLTMHAHPTLYESIQSSSKMIEGTMTDLLNI; encoded by the coding sequence ATGAATAATATAATTAATACAGATTTAGTTGTAATAGGTGGCGGTCCAGCAGGATATTCTGCGGCTTTTCGTGCTTCTGATTTAGGAGTCAAAACTATAATAGTTGAAAAATATTCTGTTTTAGGAGGAGTTTGTTTAAATGTTGGTTGTATTCCTTCAAAAGCTTTATTACATTTTTCAAAAGTTTTACAAGAATATAGAGAATTTTTAAAATTACAAGTTGTTACTAATAAACCGGAATTTAATTTTAAAAAAATTCAATCTTGGAAGAATAATTTAATTCAAAAAATGAATAATAGTTTAAATATTTTATCTAAAAAAAGAAATATTAAAATTTTAAAAGGACTTGCATCTTTTATTAATAAAAATAAAATTTTTGTTAAAAGTAAAAATAAAAATTTAGAAATTAATTTTAAAAATGTAATTATTGCTACTGGATCTAGTTCTATAAAATTACCTCATATAAATTCTCATGATAAACGTATTTGGTATTCTTCGGATGCTGTAAATTTACCTTTTATACCTAATAAAATGTTAATTATTGGTGCAGGAATAATTGGTTTAGAAATGGCAACTATTTATAGTTCTTTAGGTTCTAAAGTAGATATTATTGAAAATTCAGATTCTATACTTCCTTCTGCTGATCTAGATGTTAGTTCTTTTTTTATTAAATCAATTAAAGATAAATTTAATTTAATGTTAAATTCTTGTGTAGAAAATATTAAATTAAATAAGAATTATATTACAGTTCAAATTAAAACTAATGATTTTATAAAAAAAATAGATTATGATGTGATTCTTGTTTCAATAGGAAGATTTCCTAATATTCATGATTTAAATTTAAATAATGTAGGAGTAGATTTAGATAATAAAAAATTTATTATTATTGATGATCAATGTCGTACTAATGTTTCTGGAATTTATTCTATTGGAGATGTTTCAGGTAATCCAATGTTAGCTCATAGAGGAATTTATCAGGGTCATATTGCTGCAGAAGTAATTTCTGGAAAAAATCATTATTTTGATACAAAAATAATTCCAAATATTTGTTATTCTGATCCTGAAATTGCATGGGTTGGATTAACTGAAAAAGATTTAATAAAAAATAAAATACAATATAAAAGTTCGACATTTCCATGGGTCGCTTCAGGGAGAGCGTGTGTTTCAAATTCTTCTGAGGGAATAACAAAGTTAATTTTTGATAAATTAACTAATAAAATTGTTGGAGGAGCAATTGTTGGAAGAACTGCAGGAGAACTATTAGGAGAATTAACTTTAGCTATAGAAATGGGTTGTGATCTTTCAGATATTTCTTTAACTATGCATGCTCATCCAACTTTGTATGAATCAATTCAATCTTCATCAAAAATGATCGAGGGAACTATGACTGATTTATTAAATATTTAA
- the rsmH gene encoding 16S rRNA (cytosine(1402)-N(4))-methyltransferase RsmH, with the protein MHTPVLLKKSIQFLKIKKNGTYIDATFGCGGHSKKILKKLGSQGKLYVIDKDPESIKIAKKIKDSRIRIIQGSFSKIYKYCKKYKILRKINGIILDLGISSLQLNNYKRGFSFKKDGPLDMRMNQKKGIPASKWIMNATEKKISEVLKKYGEERYSKKIAFNITKYKKNKKIKRTQQLSKIIKKSLPYQKKHPSRRSFQAIRIYLNNELYELKKFLKNILKILKPKGRLCIISFHSLEDRIIKNFMFKNSRKIPNFPSSIPFTEKELIKLNKKKCKLKIYKKIFPKKKEILNNLRSRSAILRIAEFKKYK; encoded by the coding sequence ATGCATACTCCTGTATTACTTAAAAAATCTATTCAATTTTTAAAAATAAAAAAAAATGGAACCTATATTGATGCAACTTTTGGATGTGGAGGTCATAGTAAAAAAATTTTAAAAAAATTAGGATCTCAAGGAAAATTATATGTAATTGATAAAGATCCAGAATCTATAAAAATAGCAAAAAAAATTAAAGATTCTAGAATAAGAATTATTCAAGGATCCTTTTCAAAAATATATAAATATTGTAAAAAATATAAAATTTTAAGAAAAATTAATGGAATAATTTTAGATTTAGGAATTTCATCTTTACAACTTAATAACTATAAAAGAGGGTTTTCTTTTAAAAAAGATGGACCTTTAGATATGAGAATGAATCAAAAGAAAGGAATACCAGCATCAAAATGGATAATGAATGCAACAGAAAAAAAAATATCTGAAGTTTTAAAAAAATATGGAGAAGAAAGATATTCTAAAAAAATTGCATTTAATATTACAAAATATAAAAAAAATAAAAAAATAAAAAGAACACAACAATTATCTAAAATTATAAAAAAATCTCTCCCATATCAAAAAAAACATCCTTCTAGAAGAAGTTTTCAAGCAATTAGAATTTATTTAAATAATGAATTATATGAATTAAAAAAATTTTTAAAAAATATATTAAAAATATTAAAACCTAAAGGAAGATTGTGTATAATCAGTTTTCATTCATTAGAAGATCGAATAATAAAAAATTTTATGTTCAAAAATAGTAGAAAAATACCAAATTTTCCAAGTTCTATTCCATTTACTGAAAAAGAACTTATCAAATTAAATAAAAAAAAATGTAAATTAAAAATATATAAAAAAATATTTCCTAAAAAAAAAGAAATTTTAAATAACTTAAGATCAAGAAGTGCTATTTTAAGAATAGCAGAATTTAAAAAATATAAATAA
- the ilvN gene encoding acetolactate synthase small subunit — protein sequence MIKTILLILVENKSDVLARIINLFSKTGYIIKNITISKTIKDKTLSYINIKTIGNKIFFSQIQKQLYKLIDVLKVQKINKKTHIQREILLIKFKLKNKCKKKIIKTIKFFQRNIISIYKKKYIIKISKKKKEIKEIIKKIEKIGTIIEISRSGIISISRIKKIKSN from the coding sequence ATGATTAAAACAATATTATTAATTCTCGTAGAAAATAAATCAGACGTTCTTGCTAGAATAATAAATTTATTTTCAAAAACTGGATACATAATTAAAAATATCACAATATCAAAAACAATAAAAGATAAAACTCTCTCTTATATAAATATTAAAACAATTGGAAACAAAATTTTTTTTTCTCAAATTCAAAAACAACTATATAAATTAATTGATGTTTTAAAAGTTCAAAAAATAAATAAAAAAACACATATCCAAAGAGAAATTTTATTAATTAAATTTAAATTAAAAAATAAATGTAAAAAAAAAATAATAAAAACAATTAAATTCTTTCAAAGAAATATTATTTCTATTTATAAAAAAAAATATATAATAAAAATATCGAAAAAAAAAAAGGAAATAAAAGAAATAATAAAAAAAATAGAAAAAATTGGAACAATAATAGAAATATCTAGATCAGGAATTATTAGTATTTCTAGAATAAAAAAAATAAAATCAAATTAA
- a CDS encoding 2-oxo acid dehydrogenase subunit E2, with amino-acid sequence MSMIIKVPDIGIDEAEVIEILVKPMDQINLDQGLIIVEGQKASIEIPSPYEGIVQDIYVKVGDTININSSIMSINSSELNAKNNIDKNFSKNSSSEDNKIFISSESKNNILNKENSVLVHSSPSIKRLCRKLKISINKIKGTGRKNRILKEDVLDYIKLSNKESDLFIKNNTNFTEKLKDTKLEKDKTSKNVVFLSKIQRIASNVFSRNWNEIPHVTQFKKIDITKLENFRNKINSECKSLNIKFTLLTFIIKAISISLKKFKKFNSYLHCKKDRIIIKKEINVGIAVNTKDGVVVPVLKNVDKKSLKNISEELVNLSIRSRDNKLKLNEMSKGSFTISNLGNFDVGEFTPIINSPEVAILGVSRANLEPVWKNDCFIPRLLLPISLSYDHRVINGVDGAIFIKNLNKNLIKFHRLLF; translated from the coding sequence ATGAGTATGATAATTAAAGTTCCTGATATTGGAATAGATGAAGCAGAGGTTATAGAAATTTTAGTAAAACCTATGGATCAAATAAATTTAGATCAAGGATTAATTATTGTAGAAGGTCAAAAAGCATCAATTGAAATTCCATCTCCGTATGAAGGTATAGTACAAGATATTTATGTGAAAGTAGGAGATACTATTAATATAAATTCTTCTATTATGTCTATAAATTCTAGTGAATTAAATGCAAAAAATAATATAGATAAAAATTTTTCTAAAAATTCTAGTTCAGAAGATAATAAAATTTTTATTTCTTCAGAGAGTAAAAATAATATTTTAAATAAAGAAAATTCTGTTTTAGTTCATTCTTCTCCTTCTATAAAAAGATTATGTAGAAAGTTAAAAATATCAATTAACAAAATTAAAGGAACTGGAAGAAAAAATAGAATTTTAAAGGAAGATGTATTAGATTATATAAAATTATCTAATAAAGAATCAGATCTATTTATAAAAAATAATACAAATTTTACAGAAAAATTAAAAGATACTAAATTAGAAAAAGATAAAACTTCAAAAAATGTAGTTTTTTTAAGTAAAATTCAAAGAATTGCAAGTAATGTTTTTTCTAGAAATTGGAATGAAATTCCTCATGTTACTCAATTTAAAAAAATTGATATTACTAAATTAGAAAATTTTAGAAATAAAATTAATAGTGAGTGTAAAAGCTTAAATATTAAATTTACTTTATTGACTTTTATTATCAAAGCAATTTCTATTAGTTTAAAAAAATTTAAAAAATTTAATAGTTATTTACATTGTAAAAAAGATAGAATAATTATTAAAAAAGAAATTAATGTTGGAATTGCTGTTAATACAAAAGATGGTGTAGTTGTTCCAGTTTTAAAAAATGTAGATAAAAAATCTTTAAAAAATATTTCTGAAGAATTGGTTAATTTGTCTATAAGATCTAGAGATAATAAATTAAAATTAAATGAAATGAGTAAAGGAAGTTTTACTATATCTAATTTAGGTAATTTTGATGTAGGAGAGTTTACACCTATTATAAATTCTCCAGAAGTAGCTATATTAGGAGTATCTAGAGCAAATCTTGAACCGGTATGGAAGAATGATTGTTTTATTCCTCGTTTATTGTTACCAATTTCTTTATCTTATGATCATAGAGTAATTAATGGTGTTGATGGAGCCATTTTTATAAAAAATTTAAATAAAAATTTAATTAAATTTCATAGATTATTATTTTAA
- the erpA gene encoding iron-sulfur cluster insertion protein ErpA produces MKKLFKKKIKLTHSASSYIKNLIKNEKNKNTKFRIYITGGGCSGFEYRFKLEKKYNLNDIIFVKSNVPIIIDPISMQYLIGGKIDYVENLNGSKFVINNPNAKSTCSCGTSFNI; encoded by the coding sequence ATGAAAAAATTATTTAAAAAAAAAATTAAATTAACTCATTCCGCTTCTTCTTATATAAAAAATTTAATTAAAAATGAAAAAAATAAAAATACAAAATTTAGAATATATATAACAGGAGGAGGATGTAGCGGATTTGAATACAGATTTAAATTAGAAAAAAAATATAATTTAAACGATATTATTTTTGTAAAATCAAATGTTCCAATAATTATTGATCCTATTAGTATGCAATATCTAATAGGTGGAAAAATTGATTATGTTGAAAATTTAAATGGTTCAAAATTTGTAATAAATAATCCTAATGCAAAATCAACTTGTAGTTGTGGAACATCTTTTAATATATAA